One Candidatus Paceibacterota bacterium genomic region harbors:
- a CDS encoding ABC transporter substrate-binding protein produces MESLSRKYDEFGKALAPKSKAGKKIYDFFGYFSLKERLAFYVLLLIFLMSFGLLVKKLNDMITVEVPLFGGTLREGIVGIPRFSNPVLASSDVDKDVASLIYSGLMRVGSEGKLIPDLAENYSVSPDGLTYTFVLKKNLVFHDGSKLSSADVAYTINQVKNPIFKSPRGAAWSGINIETPDDLTVVFHLKSPYALFLESTTLGILPKSLWKKTNDETFPYNELNLAGVGSGPYKVVNVAKNKDSVPTVLTLTAFNSFTLAKPYIKNIKLYFYANEEARSAAYGAGYIDTLSGITAEDVGALNTGKGHIVSFYLPRIFAVFFNQNQESAFTYREVRAALDASLDKEAITRTVLHDYGNAINGTIPPGSFGYASSTNPIKDQPARIASAQALLQQNGWNKVGGVYQKKFTGDPKKKSSSTVVSLAFSISTADTPELKRTAELIRDTWNSLGAKVELKVYEIGDLNQNVIRPRNFDALFFGEIVGRNPDPFFYWHSSERADPGLNIAMYANPAVDKLVDSIRASASDSDRLDKLRKLDTAIKRDQPASFIYAPQYIYLINNRVRGVTPMSLTTPNERFSNIYTWYIDTERVWKIFTKQN; encoded by the coding sequence TTGGAGTCTTTATCGCGCAAGTACGACGAGTTCGGAAAGGCGCTTGCTCCCAAGTCAAAAGCGGGTAAAAAAATATACGACTTCTTCGGCTATTTCTCTTTGAAAGAAAGATTGGCTTTTTATGTTCTGCTTTTAATTTTCCTCATGAGCTTCGGACTTTTGGTAAAAAAGCTTAATGATATGATTACGGTTGAGGTGCCTCTCTTCGGCGGAACACTGCGCGAGGGTATCGTGGGCATTCCGCGTTTTAGTAATCCCGTTCTGGCCTCGAGCGACGTGGATAAGGATGTGGCGAGCCTTATTTATTCCGGCCTTATGCGCGTCGGGTCAGAAGGCAAACTAATCCCCGATCTGGCAGAAAATTATTCCGTATCTCCAGACGGTCTTACATATACTTTCGTTCTTAAGAAGAATCTTGTATTCCATGACGGGAGCAAGCTCTCGAGTGCCGACGTCGCCTATACTATCAATCAAGTTAAGAATCCGATTTTCAAAAGTCCTCGCGGAGCGGCTTGGAGCGGAATCAATATAGAAACTCCCGACGACCTAACTGTTGTGTTCCATCTCAAATCTCCTTACGCACTCTTCCTCGAAAGTACGACGTTGGGAATACTCCCGAAAAGTTTATGGAAGAAGACGAATGACGAGACATTCCCCTATAACGAGCTTAATCTAGCGGGCGTCGGTTCCGGACCATACAAAGTGGTGAATGTTGCAAAAAATAAAGACAGCGTACCAACAGTATTGACACTCACTGCGTTTAACTCTTTCACGCTTGCCAAGCCTTATATCAAGAACATCAAACTGTACTTCTACGCGAATGAAGAGGCACGGTCTGCCGCTTATGGAGCCGGTTATATAGACACACTCTCCGGCATCACAGCGGAGGATGTGGGGGCACTTAACACGGGCAAAGGTCACATAGTCTCATTCTATCTCCCAAGAATCTTCGCCGTGTTCTTCAATCAAAACCAAGAATCTGCCTTCACTTACCGTGAGGTTCGCGCAGCACTCGACGCTTCGCTCGATAAAGAAGCCATTACTCGTACCGTGCTTCATGATTATGGCAACGCGATAAACGGCACGATTCCGCCGGGTTCGTTCGGCTACGCGAGCAGTACCAATCCTATAAAAGATCAGCCGGCACGCATCGCAAGCGCCCAAGCCCTACTGCAACAGAACGGTTGGAATAAAGTTGGCGGAGTTTACCAAAAGAAGTTTACCGGCGACCCTAAGAAAAAGAGTAGTTCGACGGTCGTCTCTCTCGCCTTCTCTATTTCTACGGCAGACACGCCGGAACTCAAGCGGACAGCAGAACTGATTCGAGACACGTGGAACAGCCTTGGCGCAAAAGTCGAGCTCAAGGTATATGAGATCGGCGACTTGAATCAAAACGTCATTCGTCCTCGCAATTTCGATGCGTTATTCTTCGGCGAGATTGTCGGCCGCAACCCCGACCCATTCTTCTACTGGCATTCGTCGGAACGCGCCGACCCGGGACTCAATATCGCCATGTACGCAAACCCAGCCGTTGATAAGCTTGTAGACAGCATTCGTGCCAGCGCATCCGACAGCGACCGACTAGACAAGCTCCGCAAACTGGACACAGCAATAAAGCGCGACCAGCCGGCTTCATTCATATATGCGCCACAATACATTTATCTTATTAATAATCGGGTGCGAGGAGTGACGCCGATGTCTCTCACGACACCCAATGAAAGATTCTCTAATATCTACACCTGGTACATCGATACCGAAAGAGTGTGGAAGATTTTTACTAAACAGAATTAA
- a CDS encoding ribonuclease J yields MEPQQPKKFVPQAARAFVSDAPARHTFGKSMAGGPAPRRAPMRKQTSVRPRRERGPQHRSQPASSRPHHERHDQGEEEKKKKVIIPPLATDSIRIIPLGGVEGVGMNMTVVEFNGDIFIVDAGFMFPGEDSPGVDYIIPDVTYLEERKDKIRGIFITHGHLDHIGSLPYIMQKLGNPPVYTRLFGAMMIKKRQAEFPQIPMPDLRIVETNSRVKAGNTYVRFSNVTHTIPDSMCIIIESPWGNLLFMGDLKVDHIDQVPLPSEVKLYTELGKENNLFMAGDSTNTHKPGWSDSETTVRENLREIVRTAKGRLIMGTFASLVDRVIYVITEAEKMGKKVIIDGRGMRESIEIATELGRVKMQPGTIIPVEEVDNYPPDRILIMATGAQADEYSSLQRMSIKTHKYLKLHKGDTIVLSSSVIPGNEKGVEILKDNLSRQGAKIIHYRLKDVHSSGHAYGDEATWLYKMVKPKFFMPVHGGHYMLRMHEEVAIGAGIKPENIAVPDNGSIVEITGGGKKIHILKEKAPIDMVMVDAMGDGAGVHELVIRDRKVLAEDGMFVIIATIDVKTGKLRQSPDIISRGFVYLKESRELLKEVRGLIKKTIESVTVDMHPINIDYVKNLVREKTGRFLLQKTRKRPIILPVLIEV; encoded by the coding sequence ATGGAACCACAGCAACCAAAAAAATTCGTGCCCCAAGCGGCACGCGCGTTCGTTTCTGATGCACCTGCCCGCCATACCTTCGGCAAGTCGATGGCAGGCGGGCCAGCGCCACGGCGCGCGCCGATGCGTAAACAAACGTCCGTACGTCCGCGCCGAGAGCGTGGTCCGCAACACCGCTCACAACCGGCAAGCAGTCGACCGCACCATGAACGACATGACCAGGGTGAAGAAGAAAAGAAAAAGAAGGTGATCATTCCGCCGCTCGCGACGGACAGTATCCGCATCATTCCCTTGGGAGGCGTAGAGGGTGTCGGCATGAACATGACCGTCGTCGAATTTAATGGCGACATCTTCATTGTGGACGCTGGCTTCATGTTCCCAGGCGAGGACTCCCCCGGCGTCGACTACATCATCCCCGATGTCACCTATCTCGAAGAACGCAAGGATAAGATTCGTGGCATCTTCATCACCCACGGCCACTTGGACCACATCGGCAGTCTCCCTTACATCATGCAAAAGTTGGGCAACCCGCCGGTCTACACGCGCCTCTTCGGCGCTATGATGATTAAGAAGCGCCAGGCCGAATTCCCCCAGATCCCGATGCCGGACCTGCGCATCGTCGAGACCAACAGTCGCGTCAAGGCCGGCAATACTTACGTAAGGTTCTCTAACGTCACCCATACGATTCCGGATTCGATGTGCATAATTATAGAGAGTCCTTGGGGCAATCTGCTCTTCATGGGCGATCTCAAGGTAGACCACATCGACCAAGTACCGCTGCCATCGGAGGTCAAGCTCTACACCGAGCTCGGCAAAGAGAATAATCTCTTCATGGCCGGCGACTCGACCAATACCCACAAGCCCGGCTGGTCCGACTCCGAGACGACAGTGCGCGAGAACTTGCGCGAGATCGTCCGTACCGCCAAGGGCCGCCTCATCATGGGTACCTTCGCGTCACTAGTCGACCGCGTTATTTACGTCATCACCGAGGCGGAGAAGATGGGCAAGAAGGTGATTATCGATGGCCGCGGCATGCGTGAATCAATTGAGATCGCTACCGAGCTTGGCCGAGTCAAGATGCAACCGGGCACAATAATCCCCGTAGAGGAAGTCGACAACTATCCGCCCGATCGCATCCTCATCATGGCGACCGGCGCGCAGGCGGATGAATATTCATCTCTCCAACGCATGTCGATCAAGACGCACAAATATCTCAAGCTCCACAAAGGCGACACCATCGTGCTGTCGTCATCCGTAATTCCTGGCAACGAGAAGGGTGTGGAAATCTTGAAGGACAACCTCTCCCGCCAAGGTGCCAAGATAATCCATTATCGTCTCAAAGACGTGCACTCTTCCGGCCACGCCTACGGCGACGAGGCGACGTGGTTATACAAAATGGTCAAACCCAAATTCTTTATGCCGGTGCACGGTGGCCACTACATGCTCCGCATGCACGAGGAGGTGGCCATCGGCGCGGGCATCAAGCCCGAGAACATCGCCGTGCCGGACAACGGTTCGATTGTCGAAATAACGGGTGGTGGTAAGAAGATTCATATATTAAAAGAAAAAGCACCGATAGACATGGTCATGGTGGACGCCATGGGCGATGGCGCCGGCGTGCACGAGCTGGTCATCCGTGACCGCAAGGTCTTGGCCGAGGACGGCATGTTCGTCATCATCGCAACAATCGACGTCAAGACCGGCAAGCTCCGCCAATCCCCCGACATCATCTCGCGCGGCTTCGTCTATCTTAAAGAATCGCGCGAATTGTTAAAAGAAGTCCGCGGCCTCATTAAGAAGACAATAGAAAGTGTGACGGTAGATATGCACCCAATAAATATAGACTACGTGAAAAATCTGGTCAGAGAAAAAACCGGCCGCTTCCTCCTCCAAAAAACCCGCAAGCGCCCGATAATCCTGCCGGTCTTAATCGAGGTGTAA
- a CDS encoding reverse transcriptase/maturase family protein, which produces MRKKFTTSYEEIISVKNLLFAWQNFVRDKKTKADVQVFQLHLLHNILTLHRELKSFTYMHGHYEHFKINDPKPRDIHKASVRDRLLHHALYRKLYPFFDGTFISDSYSCRLRKGTHKALKRFEEFGHRMSKNNTRTCWVLKCDIRKFFANINHQIIFSILAEYISDENVQWLLEKVISSFQTGLPLGNLTSQLLVNIYMDEFDQYVKHKLKVKHYIRYADDFVFLSDDKTLLEQLIPQISDFLNIMLKLSLHPNKVSIATLASGVDFLGWVHFPDHRVLRTTTKKRMFRNLQKKLHNPATLQSYLGLLKHGNTQKLQEML; this is translated from the coding sequence ATGAGAAAAAAGTTTACAACTAGCTATGAAGAGATCATTTCCGTAAAGAATTTGTTATTTGCGTGGCAAAACTTTGTTCGAGATAAAAAGACGAAAGCCGACGTGCAAGTTTTTCAGTTACATTTACTGCACAATATCTTGACTCTTCATCGAGAATTGAAAAGTTTTACCTATATGCACGGCCACTATGAGCACTTCAAAATTAATGACCCCAAGCCTCGCGATATTCATAAGGCGTCGGTGCGCGACAGGTTATTACATCACGCGCTCTACCGCAAACTCTATCCCTTCTTCGACGGGACTTTTATATCTGACTCATACTCTTGTCGGTTACGAAAGGGAACTCACAAGGCACTCAAGCGATTTGAAGAATTTGGACATCGGATGTCCAAGAATAATACCCGTACCTGCTGGGTACTCAAATGCGACATACGCAAGTTCTTTGCGAACATCAACCACCAGATTATTTTTAGCATTCTTGCAGAATATATTTCTGACGAGAACGTCCAGTGGTTGCTTGAGAAAGTAATTTCAAGTTTTCAAACCGGTCTGCCGCTCGGTAATCTGACCTCGCAACTTTTAGTGAATATTTACATGGACGAGTTCGATCAGTATGTGAAACACAAACTAAAAGTAAAGCATTACATTCGTTATGCAGATGATTTTGTCTTTCTTTCTGATGACAAAACATTACTCGAACAACTCATTCCCCAAATTTCTGATTTTCTGAATATAATGCTCAAGCTTTCATTGCATCCGAACAAGGTTTCTATCGCTACACTTGCTTCTGGCGTCGACTTCCTGGGATGGGTGCATTTTCCCGATCACCGGGTACTGCGCACGACGACGAAGAAACGGATGTTTAGAAACTTGCAGAAAAAGCTACACAATCCAGCTACCCTGCAATCCTATCTCGGGTTGCTAAAGCACGGAAATACACAGAAGTTACAGGAAATGCTTTAG
- a CDS encoding four helix bundle protein, which translates to MPRLERFGLGATIEKTFLDLLNTLRKAAYADTTHKLPLLEEAIDAVDCLRFFLQLAWETKTISHKHLAIIGEGIEEVGRMIGGWRKGLLTKTSTTRAEER; encoded by the coding sequence ATGCCAAGGCTCGAACGATTTGGCCTTGGCGCGACCATCGAGAAAACTTTTCTTGATCTGCTCAATACGCTTCGCAAAGCTGCCTACGCAGACACGACTCATAAGTTACCGTTGCTTGAAGAAGCGATTGACGCGGTAGACTGCTTACGTTTCTTTTTACAGCTCGCATGGGAAACCAAGACTATCTCGCACAAACATCTTGCAATCATCGGCGAAGGCATCGAGGAAGTTGGGCGCATGATCGGCGGATGGCGAAAAGGCCTGCTTACGAAAACCTCCACAACGCGTGCGGAGGAAAGATAA
- a CDS encoding MFS transporter codes for MTKAVSGKLLQFVYASNFFYGLHFALVVYVLSTYIASYIGETYVGLVYASIALISIFFSLNFFRLINWLGHRKLTLILFAVTILSSLALAFSSDAVTAIIFVVIYSVAEFLLLIAFDLAVEKLSNDATTGNIRGVYLTMYNLAFVAGPLITGSIIGNDSYPLMFVTAALILLPSLAICIFGLKGLPEIKPRDHHLRDGLRVLNRNVNIRKIFISTFVLEFFYTWMTIYTPLYLHQYAGFAWSDIGFIFMIMLLPFVFFELPLGVIADRYLGEQEILTAGFIIAAVSTAGLYFLGYTSIVPWAALLFLTRTGASAIEIMNETYFFKQIGPRDAGVIAFFRNARQFNYIVAPIVAIILLQIMPMQGLFLALGIVMLVGAYNASSLQDTEPSRA; via the coding sequence ATGACCAAAGCTGTTTCGGGCAAGCTTCTGCAATTTGTTTATGCGAGTAATTTTTTCTATGGCCTTCATTTCGCGCTCGTTGTCTATGTGCTCTCCACCTACATTGCAAGCTATATCGGCGAGACTTATGTGGGACTGGTTTATGCGAGCATCGCGCTTATCTCGATATTCTTCTCGCTTAATTTCTTCCGTCTAATCAATTGGTTGGGGCATCGCAAGCTCACTCTTATACTTTTTGCTGTTACAATACTTTCGTCGCTTGCACTTGCGTTCTCGTCAGATGCCGTTACAGCCATAATCTTCGTTGTTATCTATTCTGTCGCGGAATTCCTGCTTCTTATCGCCTTCGATCTTGCTGTCGAGAAGTTGTCGAATGACGCAACCACCGGCAATATCCGCGGAGTTTACTTGACCATGTACAACCTGGCCTTCGTCGCCGGCCCGCTTATCACAGGCAGTATTATCGGCAATGATAGCTACCCTCTCATGTTCGTCACGGCCGCGTTAATTTTATTACCGTCCCTTGCTATCTGCATCTTCGGCCTTAAAGGCCTCCCGGAGATAAAGCCTCGCGACCACCATCTGCGCGATGGCTTACGCGTACTGAACAGGAATGTTAACATTCGCAAGATATTCATTTCGACATTTGTACTCGAATTTTTCTATACCTGGATGACAATCTACACGCCGCTCTATTTGCATCAATACGCAGGATTTGCCTGGAGCGATATCGGCTTTATCTTTATGATTATGCTCCTGCCTTTTGTGTTCTTTGAGCTACCTCTTGGTGTCATCGCCGACAGATATTTGGGCGAGCAAGAGATACTCACCGCCGGGTTCATAATCGCCGCAGTATCCACGGCCGGGCTCTACTTCCTCGGATACACAAGCATCGTCCCGTGGGCGGCGCTCTTATTCCTCACCCGCACCGGTGCCTCGGCGATAGAGATAATGAACGAGACTTATTTCTTCAAACAGATTGGCCCGCGCGACGCTGGTGTCATCGCTTTCTTCCGCAACGCCCGCCAGTTTAATTATATTGTCGCACCAATCGTCGCGATTATTTTGCTTCAGATTATGCCGATGCAAGGACTATTTCTGGCGCTTGGTATCGTAATGCTCGTAGGCGCATATAACGCCTCTTCGCTTCAGGATACCGAACCGTCAAGAGCTTAG
- a CDS encoding MgtC/SapB family protein — protein MIQEFLIDAGTYELFIRLVVAALLGLLIGTERSLAHKTAGMRTFSLIALAAALFAIIGEQVALTSIPVSSIALANVLATVISGIGFIGTGLIFLKHEHMNGLTTAAGLWATAGVGMACGLGYYILATFSAVLAIIILGVVSYFEEKVIE, from the coding sequence TTTTATTAGACTTGTTGTTGCGGCATTACTCGGTTTACTTATCGGTACGGAACGGTCTTTGGCGCACAAGACGGCCGGGATGCGCACTTTTTCACTTATCGCACTTGCGGCGGCTCTCTTTGCAATCATCGGCGAACAGGTTGCTTTAACATCGATACCCGTTTCATCCATTGCTCTTGCGAATGTTCTGGCCACCGTCATCTCCGGTATTGGCTTCATTGGTACCGGTCTCATTTTCTTGAAACACGAACACATGAACGGTCTTACCACCGCGGCCGGGCTCTGGGCAACTGCCGGTGTCGGAATGGCCTGCGGGCTCGGATATTATATTCTCGCCACATTTTCTGCTGTCCTCGCTATTATAATATTGGGCGTAGTCTCTTATTTCGAAGAAAAGGTAATAGAATAG